In Doryrhamphus excisus isolate RoL2022-K1 chromosome 7, RoL_Dexc_1.0, whole genome shotgun sequence, one genomic interval encodes:
- the LOC131132341 gene encoding mesoderm posterior protein 1-like, whose amino-acid sequence MDASPVLNYGIQYQWFSDSDLSGISSPDTLSPVHSMDSSLSPTYRQPPQSAPKTTKSGYSPAMKVSSRSGSGRKTGRATRTRSKQRESASEKEKLRMRDLTKALHHLRSYLPPSVAPTGQTLTKIETLRLAIRYISFLSAQLGLSEEVLFQRREQGDTSASGASSPDILAYFQRGLPVVQSSPLQGQNLNQIQSLYSSEGQPGVLHSGNCTFGLSSAPQREPMVPAGSSSQMDANDYCIPLVPRHYWA is encoded by the exons ATGGACGCCTCTCCTGTCCTCAACTACGGCATTCAGTACCAGTGGTTCTCCGACTCGGACCTCTCCGGCATCTCCTCCCCGGACACTTTGTCCCCGGTTCACTCCATGGACTCCAGCTTGTCTCCGACCTACCGGCAGCCGCCTCAGTCCGCCCCCAAGACCACCAAGTCCGGATACTCCCCGGCGATGAAGGTTTCTTCCCGCTCCGGGTCGGGGCGGAAGACGGGCCGGGCCACGAGAACCCGCAGCAAACAGCGGGAGAGCGCCAGCGAGAAGGAGAAGCTGAGGATGAGGGATCTGACCAAAGCGCTCCACCACCTGCGCTCCTACCTGCCGCCCTCGGTGGCCCCTACGGGTCAGACCCTGACCAAGATCGAGACCCTGCGTCTGGCCATCCGCTACATCTCCTTCCTGTCCGCCCAGCTGGGCCTCAGCGAGGAGGTCCTGTTCCAGAGGAGGGAGCAAGGAGACACCTCGGCCAGCGGCGCCTCCTCACCGGACATCCTTGCCTACTTCCAGCGTGGACTCCCCGTGGTCCAGTCTAGCCCGCTGCAAGGCCAGAACCTGAACCAGATCCAAAGCCTGTACTCCTCTGAGGGTCAGCCTGGAGTGTTGCATTCTGGGAACTGTACTTTTGGACTGAGCAGCGCCCCTCAGAGAGAACCCATGGTGCCTGCGGGATCATCTTCTCAG ATGGACGCCAACGACTACTGCATCCCGTTGGTGCCGAGACACTACTGGGCctaa